One segment of Ricinus communis isolate WT05 ecotype wild-type chromosome 8, ASM1957865v1, whole genome shotgun sequence DNA contains the following:
- the LOC8261019 gene encoding WD-40 repeat-containing protein MSI3 encodes MAAATEEEQEQELTPEQLDEEFSVWKKNTPFLYDLVISHPLEWPSLTVHWLPLAAPLPHPTNPSSFSVHKLVLGTHTSDDFPNFLMIADAVLPIRGAQPKFDAKSEDSLIPKVEISQKIRVDGEVNRARCMPQNPAFIAAKTSGCDVYVFDSTKQSERQQDDGCDPDLTLRGHDKEGYGLSWSPFKPGYLVSGSHDNKICLWDVSAVAKDKVLDSMHVYEAHDSVVEDVSWHLKNENIFGSVGDDCMLMIWDLRTNQTQHSIKAHEKEVNYLSFNPYNEWILATASSDATVGLFDMRKLSAPLHVLSGHTEEVFQVEWDPNHETVLASTADDRRLNVWDLNRIGEEQLELDAEDGPPELLFSHGGHKAKISDFSWNKNDPWVISSVADDNTLQVWQMDEGIYRDDDDMLAADDDA; translated from the exons ATGGCAGCAGCTACAGAAGAAGAGCAAGAACAAGAGCTCACTCCAGAACAATTAGATGAAGAGTTCTCGGTATGGAAAAAGAACACACCATTCCTTTACGACCTCGTCATTTCTCACCCACTTGAATGGCCATCTCTTACTGTCCACTGGCTCCCACTCGCCGCTCCACTACCTCACCCCACTaatccttcttctttctccgTGCACAAGCTCGTTCTTGGAACTCATACATCTGATGATTTTCCCAACTTTCTCATGATTGCTGATGCTGTTCTCCCAATTCGCGGTGCTCAGCCCAAGTTTGATGCCAAATCTGAAGATTCTCTCATTCCTAAG GTAGAAATATCTCAGAAGATACGTGTTGATGGAGAGGTCAACAGGGCAAGATGCATGCCACAAAATCCAGCTTTTATTGCTGCAAAGACAAGTGGCTGTGATGTTTATGTGTTTGATTCTACTAAACAGTCAGAGAGGCAACAAGATGATGGCTGTGATCCTGATTTAACTTTGAGAGGTCATGATAAAGAAGGATATGGATTGTCTTGGAGTCCTTTTAAGCCGGGTTATCTTGTGAGTGGTTCacatgataataaaatatgtttgtGGGATGTGTCTGCTGTGGCCAAAGATAAAGTTCTTGACTCGATGCATGTTTATGAG GCACATGATAGTGTCGTTGAAGATGTGTCATGGCACTTGAAGAATGAGAATATATTTGGTTCCGTCGGAGATGATTGTATGTTAATGATCTGGGACTTGCGCACAAATCAAACTCAGCATTCTATTAAAGCTCATGAAAAAGAG GTCAattatctttctttcaatCCCTACAATGAGTGGATTCTTGCTACAGCATCTTCAGATGCTACTGTTGGTCTGTTCGATATGCGGAAGCTTAGTGCACCCCTGCATGTTTTAAGTGGTCACAC AGAAGAGGTCTTCCAAGTGGAGTGGGATCCTAATCATGAAACAGTGCTAGCATCTACAGCTGATGACAGAAGGTTGAACGTTTGGGACCTGAACAG GATTGGGGAAGAGCAATTAGAGTTAGATGCTGAAGATGGCCCTCCAGAACTTCTTTTCTCGCATGGAGGTCACAAGGCAAAGATCTCAGATTTCTCGTGGAACAAAAATGATCCCTGGGTCATTTCAAGTGTGGCTGATGACAACACTCTTCAGGTGTGGCAAATGGATGAAGGTATTTATCgcgatgatgatgatatgctTGCTGCGGATGACGACGCCTAG
- the LOC8261020 gene encoding heavy metal-associated isoprenylated plant protein 26 — MGALDHFSHLFDCSHGSSKHKKRKQLQTVEIKVRIDCEGCERKVKRAVEGMKGVKQVDVDRKSNKLTVVGYVDPSKVVARVAHRTGKRAELWPYVPYDVVAHPYAPGVYDKKAPSGYVRRAEDPQVSQLARASSTEVRYTTAFSDENPQACSIM, encoded by the exons atggGTGCTCTTGATCATTTTTCTCATCTCTTTGACTGCTCCCACGGCAGTTCTAAACACAAGAAACGCAAGCAATTGCAG ACGGTGGAGATTAAGGTTAGAATAGACTGCGAAGGATGCGAACGCAAAGTGAAACGAGCAGTGGAAGGAATGAAAGGAGTAAAACAAGTAGACGTAGACAGGAAATCAAATAAGCTGACAGTCGTCGGATATGTGGACCCATCGAAGGTGGTGGCCCGCGTAGCTCATCGAACGGGTAAGAGGGCAGAATTATGGCCATACGTGCCATATGATGTGGTGGCCCACCCTTACGCTCCTGGGGTATATGACAAGAAAGCACCATCTGGGTACGTGCGAAGAGCAGAAGACCCACAAGTGTCTCAGCTCGCACGTGCTAGCTCCACTGAAGTTCGATACACCACTGCTTTTAGTGATGAGAATCCACAAGCTTGTTCTATCATGTGA